The Antechinus flavipes isolate AdamAnt ecotype Samford, QLD, Australia chromosome 4, AdamAnt_v2, whole genome shotgun sequence genomic interval tattgaattccCATCATGTGGCAGGCACTTGTTAGGCATTGAGGATacagaaaaaagagggggggaaatGGCAAAACCTCCAACTTCCTTTCAAATGGGGAAAGCAACACTGTTCATGTATACTAGGTCACTTAATGGGAAAGCTGcagcaagaaagcaagaaagaactTCCTGCAGAAGAAAAAGCCAGGGATCCCAAGAGAAGGGGGTGAGGTGGTAATGCTTCTGGCTCAGGAACGTGCATAGCAAAATGTCAGGgcatagaaatgagaaagaaaatgtcttatatgagaaatagaaagaaggctGATATGACTGGGTTATAGAATGCATGGAGGGGAATAATATATGATAGAGGTAGGAAAGGGTAAATGgtaaaaagctttaaaacaaGAGTTTATTGAGAAGGGGAGCGACTTAGTCAGATctatgatttaggaaaatcactttgataattAACATAAACAGCAAGATGAGCATCAAGTAGGTTCATCCAAAGAAAGGGTTTCCTAGAGGTACTGAagatactgaatgtggattggGTAGCATGAGCAAGAAAGGTGTTCTAGGctggtggagggggtgggggagaggagggaggagatggTGTTTTCATCAAAAGAAAGCTGGAACAGACAAATCCTGTGGGAGACTGGCAATAAATTTGTTTGACTGGAGCAAGAAAAGGACAAGAAATAGGCACTGAAGGGAACTTGGAATATGGGTCTCAGGTTTGCCTTAGCTGGAGAGTGCCCTGAAGTGTCATCCATTCACCCACCTATGCTCTGCCTCTTTCTCCTAGTGTGCAAGTATGTAGCCGTGGAACTGAAGTCAGCTTTTGAGGAGACGGGCAAGACCAAGGAAGTGATTGATACAGGCTATGGCATCCTAGACCAGAAAGCCTCCAGAGTCAAATATACCAAATCGTAAGTGAGCAGTGGGTACATAAGTCTGCCTTAGTCCATTCCTGGAGGTGATGGGGACTATCTGCCCCCTTCTCATCTCCCAGGAGAAAACAATGACTCATAAGGCCATGTGATGGAATGGAAAAAACATTGATTTAGAAATCCATAGAGTTGAGTTTTAGTCCTGGTTCTGCTACTAATCATTGTTAAATCTTGAGCAAGTGATTTCctttctgtgggcctcagtttccttatctataaaagaagCGTGTTTGACTATATGGTCTCTCTAAGGCCCATTCTGGCTCTGGCATCCTGTGATTCTATggtttcctccctcccccccgcccccaggTAGGAAAAACTTGTCCTTATTCCTGTGGTGGCAATAGTAGGAACCAACTGGAAATGGGTGGGGAGATCAGTACTCTTTATGTTGACATTTCTTCAGGGATCTTCGGTTAATTGAAGTAACTGAGACTATCTGCAAGAGACTTCTGGACTATAGCTTACATAAGGAAAGGAGTGGCAGTAACCGGTTTGCTAAGGTTGGTATCATccccttcattcattcattctgtctgaaagagagagtgagtgagtgagtgagtgtgtgtgtgtgtgtgtgtgtgtgtgtgtgtgtgtgtgtgtagccttGTGAGTGTATGTCCTTATGTGGATCGGGTGAGTGTAATTTGAAGTGCAAACCTTGGGAGGTCTTATTTCCCGTAGCTGGCTCCTGTTGctctttatcattttatattggTACTCTCTGTTTAACCCTTTCAACCCCACCATTCAAAGATAAGGTTTGTATTCCTCTTACCAACTGACAGTAGAAGTATTCTGAAAGGCCTGACAGTGCTGATCAAGATTGCTGAAGTCCCAATGGCAGAAGTGGTCAGAGCTACTCATTTGTGGTGGGAGCTAATGCCAGCTTCCAGACTTTTAGCGCTCTTCAGAATTAGAGAACTGGGTCTCAAGTGAATCCTGAGTAAATATGAACAAAAGGTTGGGGAATAGGAAAAGTGAGTAAGTGAGGAACTTGGGTTGAGGCTAGAGAGCAAAGATAAGAGTACGAAGTCATGACTACTGAGTAGCAGCCCAGAAAGAAGGCCAAAATCAAGACCAGCAGTAGCAAGACGGAGAAAAAGCCAAAGTAAGATATGAAAGGCCCGATTGGCACTGTGACTGGGGGCTTCCCGTTCAGGTGTGGGCTGGATTAGATGGTCGTGGAGATCCCACTAACTCTGAGATgctatgattttgtggtccctgCAGCTTCAATATAAAAATGTCTGTCACTGATACCTTCAGGAATTGAGAAGGGCAGGTGGGCAGATACTCTTATGTTTCTTCTTAGGGCATGTCTGAGACTTTTGAAACACTCCACAATCTAGTTCACAAGGGGGTGAAGGTAGTGATGGACATTCCCTATGAACTGTGGAATGAAACTTCGGCTGAGGTAGCTGACCTCAAGAAGCAGGTATGTGTCTGGGGAATTCCCCCACCTGTTCTTAGTgtcattcccttctcctctttaCATTTTCATAGAGGATTTTGTTTggatttctccttttcccatttcactaccTACTTATTTGTGCATGGTTCCTCCACTCCCTTCAATTTATCTCCCCAAAAACCTAGCACGGTGCACGGTACAGAGAACTAAAATAGTGTTTGTGGAATCAGCAAGATAGCACAGCACAGATAGTGCCTGGGAGATGAATTAGGTGTGTGTTGTCGGGGAAAGACAGAATATGAGTTCCCAAATCCCAAGGCCCCTTCTTGCCACTTGTACCATTTTAGTCTTTTGTCAGCAAAGACAGATCAGGAATGGGGGTTCATGTTGATCAGAAGCACAAGCTGCCACCAGAGAATCCAAGTGGAGTTGGCAGTGATAATGGTTTGTCAGTATCCCTTCCTGGGGCTCTCAGATAAGcctttataaatatgatataaaattctTATAATGAAGAAACTGGGCTAGCTGATTTCTGAAAGGACCCTTGCAGCTGTGACATTCTACATTCTGTGTATCTGTGCCTCTGTTGGGTTCTGCTTTAGTGTGATGTGCTGGTGGAGGAATTCGAAGAAGTGATTGAGGACTGGTATCGGAACCATCAGGAAGAGGACCTAACCTCTTTTCTCTGCGCCAATCATGTGCTAAAGGGGAAAGACACAAGTGAGTCTGAGATTGGGGGCGGGGCAGGGGGCCTCAGGTCACTTACCCCTGCTGGAATGCCTAGATTTGGTGAACACTGGGAAAATAGGGATGGGGTGGGGATCTCAGATGACAGAGATCTTGTCCTTGGAGAGCCTGGATTATTTGGAGAGGCTGTAGCTCCACACAGCTTTGAAAAAGATTCAGAATATTTACAAAGTAGATACCAGATGAGTTTAATGTGGTCCAGGCAAAGCATGTGTATCTAGGCCATTAGGTCATGGGCATCAGAGGCAGAGGTCTGTGTTGAAACCATCAGAGCTCCCCCCAGACCTGGTCACAGCTGTCTCCTCAGGGCTCTAGCCCCCTCAGGACCATGTGACACTTACTCTCTACACTGCCTCAACCCATTTTACTGTATAATGTGCagagtaaaaaatatttaatctttttacTCAGTATCCTAACCCTCTTCTTTTTATTCAGtatatgttgtgttccacatatTAGTCCATCACCTCCCAGGGATGAGGTCAGTAGCACCATGAGGATCATGCTTTGAAATAACACTCTTAAATCATGCTTGATCAGATTTATCACCAAAGTGATATTTTCCCTGTTTCATACTTAAAGAATCAGGTTTAGAGACATTAAGTAaattgaccagagtcacacagctaatgaacaGGCCAGGATTGGAACCTACTTCTCTTCTGACTACAAATGCCTGTTTACTTAATGAATATAAGGCTGTTCCTTATATCCCTATCCTGCTCCCTTTCCTTAGCATCCTCTCCCAAACCTTATTACAGTAGGCTCAGGCCAGTGGTTGATGCCCAGCAGGTACTTGGCAGATGACCATTTCTAGTTGTTGCTGCTTGAGCATTGtgtcccttcccctctcccctcaccAGGTTGCCTGACTGAGCAATGGATCAGCAAGAAGGGAGATACAGCAGCCTTGGGAGggaagaaagccaagaaaaaggGGGGCAAAAGCAAGGCGTCCAATAAGAAGAACAGCAAGCAAAGGAAAGACCCAAGAAACCTAGATGAGGATCCTCATCCCGAGGAGGATGAGGGTGTCCAGAAAGCCACCCCTCTCACACACAGCCCCACCGATGAACTGTAGAATCCAACTGAGCACCCCATCTACTGTCCCAGGGGTGCAGAAGGAAGCCCTTGGCTGAGGGAGACTCTGTCTTCTCGTGCCTCTGGCAGACAAGGATGGACTCCCCAGCTCTGGGGGTTCACTGCACCCCCTGCTGTGCCCTTGTCCCGCTGAGGATTACAGAGCctgcccttccttttcctttcctggcAGCCGCTTCTCCCCTGGGCTTGGAAGAAGAGCTGTGTGGCGGCCCCAGAGCTAAAAACTGCATTATAAACCTTCAAGGGATGAGTCTGAGCATTGCCGAGCCCTCAGGGAGGACTCTATCCCTCATTGTCCCATGGGTGCACCCCTACCTTCTTCCAGTGGGAGTGGTTCAGCAACACCACTCCCCAGTTTCAGAAACACCTCTCTCCTGGCCCCAGTCTTACCAGGAAGGCCTTCCTCATCCCAGTCCTGGTTGAGGCCGTTTTCTCCAGGGCCCTAGCCCCCTTGCAGCCATGTGACACCCAGCCTCTACTCCTCCCCATCCCATTTTACTGCACAATGTGCAGAGTAAAAAATATTTGGCCTTTTTACTTGGTGTCCTAACCCCCTTTTTTTGTGCCTCTCAACTGGCTTTTCTCCCATTCTTCTACCCAGAATTCATGGGAATTGACATAAGGATGGTGTAAAGGTTAATGAACCCTTTTTGGTCCTTGATTTCCCATTTATTCTGGGGAACTCTTGCAAGCTGATCTGGAAGAGCAATAGCAAAGAGAGAATCCTGGTGGGGATATTGTGCGtggagggagtgggaaggggaaggaaaggtaGAGAATGCTAAACGGAAGTACAGGGGAGGAGAGGACTGGTAGTAGGATGGAGGTTGTCCTTCACATCAGCCCCTACCCTGATATATCGAGCCTTGAAAAGAGACTGCAAGGACGGTTTTTAAACATCCTATTCTAGAATAACAGTCAAAAGGACATCTGTCCTTGTTCCCACTTGATTTTCTGGagtcctttccttttctgttcttgaatttgagtcttccccacccccaagcagcaggcttccttttcccttttctcctttctgccTAATCACCTCTATTGGGTACCTTTCAGCAGGCTGTTCACCCCTGTCctgtctcttccctcctccctcctttgtGATTCCAGGTTTTGTGTAATGTATTTACTGTTTTCCCTTTTCAGGGCTGCCCCTTGTCATTGAACTTTGTTCCccagttttttcctctcttcGTATCACGTAggacttcctctcttcctcctccccctaccCCAGCCAACACCTGCTCATTTCATGATGTCCTCTGAAGTTAGAGGGTAATGAGGCCTTTTTTGTCCCTCCCTGCTAGTCCTGAAGGCAACCTGGAGCAGCCGGGCCCAGAGCCTGCAACACCTGGCACTAACGGTGCAGGGTACAGTTAGCGTGGGACTGGTTTGATTTCTTCTCCCACATCTCCCTATTGAAAAGGAAGAAGCCATCTTGCTGAACTCCCCCTAAGGCTACTCCCTTAAATTTAGTGTTGAAAATGACCCTGTTTTTCCTGACCACCCAGCCTAAGTCCAGGCCCACTGGCCAACAAATGGGCCAACTAAGAGGCCTCTAGCTCTGGTGGAGTGGTTTGTGAACTTGTAAGTCCCACAGTCTTGCCCCTCCTCCCCTTTGCGGAGGAGTTAAGGCAGGCTTTTCCTTGAGAAATGCAAACTTTTTATCTTCTCTGGTTGACAGCCCTCCTGCTGTGGATTGAAGGAAAAGCAGAGACTGACTCTTGGAGATTACTTCTGTCAAAGACCTGCCCTTACTCTCCTTATGTTTGGTGGGACCCAATTGATTCAATTTTCCCATGGAAATTCAATGCTCAGGGCTGACATTTGGAACAGAATTAGGAGTGGGGTAGAGAGAAGACACCCACAGTGTAAGTGGGTCACATCTTTGCTTCTCAATCTGTTTCCCAATGTCTGACACTTTTCCTCTCAAAAGTTTCACTAAACAGGACTATCCAACAGAGAGAGAGTTCATCTCTTTACCCAGGATTTATTTCATCGATTTCTTAGGCAGAGGTTTGGCCTCTTTCTGGGGTGGCAGCTAGGCTGTCCAATTGTGTGTCGCTAGGACTTCTGCTCCGCGCTGACCCTGAGCCTCTCCCCTCCACAGCTAGCCTATCACTATGTTCTTTTTGGTGTTTGAGCAGGCAGGagcccttcctcctctcccttgtGTTTAACATGCTCTGACCCCTGCCCTGCCTCCCCTCCACATCCTGGGATCTTGGGAGGACCTGGGTACACTGGTTTACCCCCCTTGCCCACTAAGCATTGAGTAtccccccctcacccccacccccacctgcAACACCCTGTTTTATATCCCACTCttaccagattaaaaaaaaaaattgaagccagCTCCAAGTTCAATGTTCTAAAGATAATAAGCTGGTTTTATGCCAAACCTCCCCACACACATACCACCTCAAACCCAGCTCACCCTATGGACCCGGCTCCCTTGGGCCAGCTCACCAGTGCCCTGGAGAAGGCAGAAGCTAGGAGCTGTCTATGCTAGACATAGAAGGAATTGGTATAATTACTTTTTATAAGTGCATCCTATGGGGGGGAAGAGTTATGAGGTAGGATGTTGTGACCTGATGCATcagtcttccccccccccccaatcccttGTCTGCGTTCCTGCTACTTCGGGCCTGGTGCCCAAGTGGACACTCATGAAAGGCTTAAGGTTACCCCCTGAAGCAGTCTCGCTGAGCCCTTGGAGTTACTCGTTTGCCCTTTCTCATCCTACCCTTGGCTCCCAGAAGCTCGGGATGCTTCTTTCCCCTGGATGCCAGGATGGGGCTGGAGGGGAGATCTCCCACATGACACGTTTCTCTCTAGCTAAGGGTTGGGAGGTGGGGTAGAAGAAGGCCATTCACAGAGCCTGGGAGGTCAGGAACTGCGGGTTCCTGGCTCTGGGAGAAGAGCAGGCAGGGGCGTGTCCTGGATCTCACCTGCCATTGGACAGGTTAGGCAGGCTGGGCAAAAAAAGCCGGGGCAGCCTTATAAGTGTGTCGGCAGGTGGCCGAGGGGCTGGGGGAGCTGAGAGGATGGCAGACAGTGTGTACCGGACCCGCTCCTTGGGCGTGGCGGCCGAGGGGCTCCCAGACCAGTACGCCGACGGGGAGGCAGCGCGGGTCTGGCAGCTGTACATAGGGGACACCCGAAGTCGTACTGCTGAGTACAAGGCCTGGCTCCTGGGGCTGCTGCACCAGCACGGCTGCCAGCATGTGCTTGACGTGGCTTGTGGCACTGGGTAAAGCCGGGGAAGCACAAGGCGGGACATGCTCCGGAGGCGGGGATGGGGGGCTAAGTAGGAAAAGCAGGCACCTGCCCAGGTGGTCCCCAGGAATTGCCTAGGTCTGTACCTGCAGCAGGGAAAGCAGAGGAAGTGGAGGTGTGAGACAAGCACGAATACATGAGTGAAATAGGGGGAGCTGGAAGTGAGGGCAGGGTGGGAAACAGGCGGGGAAGGTGTTACTTCCCCAAAGTAAAATGGGCTGCCTCTCTCTGGTGATGGTGAGGAAGGAAGTCACTTGTCACTGAAACGTAGTCTGGCATAATCACTGGAGTTTCTAGAGAGGGAGGTCATGCTTTGGGTAAGGGGTGAACTGGATGGTTCCaatttctcttccagttctgaggTGTTTTGATTCAGTGAGTTAaaagtagtggtggtagtggtatatatgtgtgtgtgtggaggatAATGATGGGGAGGGAGGTCGGTTCAGCACCAGGGTAACTCATTTACAAGTACTGGGTTCCTCCTTCTGGTCTTCCTAGTCCCGTTCTTCCTTTGACCCTCAGTCCCCACTCCAAAAACATCCTTTCTATCCCTGCTCTTCCTTAACCCTACTAGTCTCCATCACTCCTcttacccttttccctctcccctttccccttctgacCCCTCTtgtcctcattctctcttctctggcccttctccttcctcctcctccctttccgcCATCCTATCACTGCCTGCTGGACCTGGCACAGGGTGGACTCCATCATGCTGGTGGAAGAGGGCTTCAAAGTGACCAGTGTGGACGCCAGTGACAAGATGCTCAAGTACGCCCTGAAAGAACGATGGAACCGTCGTCATGAGGAAGCTTTTGACAAGTGGGGTATGTGGGACTGGGGGGTGATCTTGGTCTAGAAGCAGAGGGACCGTGCAGAGAACCAGCATTCTTCACATACTGTCCTCTGAAACACACCAAACCGGGTGTCAGAGGCTCTGAGTTCTGGTCCAGATTCTGCCATTACTTGCTATGATTTATAGCAAGTCATTTCTGTCTGGgccaattttttcctttgtaaaatgagggtgtggGAATAGGTAGAACAGGGAATAGTGGAACAGCCAATTGAGGAAAAACCTGGTTTGGAGTCCTGTCTTAGGCtgttaatagctatgtgacccccgAGGGTTACCTAACCTTTGTGCCTCACTTTCCTcgcctgtaaaatgaaagatggGACTCCTTCGATGGCCTCAGAAGTCCCTGCCAGCTCTAGCTTTAAGATTCTATGACCAGATGGCTTTCtagctctttttttattttttctagctctgtaaaataacttcttgggagtttgagtAGTATaccactgaataagtagattaatttaggtagcattttcatttttattacattacatCAGCCTATCTATGGGCACTTGATAATTTTCCAGAGGATTAGACATGACCCATCTAGCTCTTTTAACATTCTGAGTCtgcaaggaaatta includes:
- the CNPY3 gene encoding protein canopy homolog 3 isoform X2, with product MCKYVAVELKSAFEETGKTKEVIDTGYGILDQKASRVKYTKSDLRLIEVTETICKRLLDYSLHKERSGSNRFAKGMSETFETLHNLVHKGVKVVMDIPYELWNETSAEVADLKKQCDVLVEEFEEVIEDWYRNHQEEDLTSFLCANHVLKGKDTSCLTEQWISKKGDTAALGGKKAKKKGGKSKASNKKNSKQRKDPRNLDEDPHPEEDEGVQKATPLTHSPTDEL
- the CNPY3 gene encoding protein canopy homolog 3 isoform X1; translated protein: MERPLPPPLPLAPRSRPHRFLLLLLLLLLLLLLSPSELSASAEETDWVRLPSKCEVCKYVAVELKSAFEETGKTKEVIDTGYGILDQKASRVKYTKSDLRLIEVTETICKRLLDYSLHKERSGSNRFAKGMSETFETLHNLVHKGVKVVMDIPYELWNETSAEVADLKKQCDVLVEEFEEVIEDWYRNHQEEDLTSFLCANHVLKGKDTSCLTEQWISKKGDTAALGGKKAKKKGGKSKASNKKNSKQRKDPRNLDEDPHPEEDEGVQKATPLTHSPTDEL